aaatgggaatttattagcactCAGATTTGAGGCTAAGAGAGGTGCAAAATTGAGTCATCAGTAAGGCATgatttctcctcaaagactgatgttctggggctggcttctggTGATCCTCAGTCcctggattttctgtcacatggcaatgtcttatTTCTTCTCCAGTTCCAATGACTTCTGTCTTCTTCACCCTTGGCTTTCACtcgtgtctgaattttattctgcttacaaaggactctagtaatctggattaaagacCAACCTGATTCAACTGGGCCACACTGTAACtgtagtaacatcttcaagagatcgtatttacagtgggtccacaacCACCACAATGAGGactaagaccaagaacatgttcaaacttggatacacaattcaatctgCCACACTATTTCCACCTTTTCTtctaatattcaaaaattgttatgaccTTTCACCCATTTGCAAAAGGCAAACAGGAGTGGGTGATTCACTGTGTATCATTCTGTCACATATATCTCATATAATTcattatattaattttgtttaGTAGGTCATCTTGTTTATGTTGCCAAATGTTTGTCAAATGTCCCTTCTCTCTATCTTTAGCTCCTTCATGTTGACACAAGCAAACATAATTTTTCACCAGGAATCCTGCCACAGcttttctattcatttctttattttcactcATGCTGTACCTCTACTCCTTTTCATTCCACAATTCATCACCTTCAAAAGAGCTAGAGAAATACTTTCAAAACTTAAATTCACCTAATTTAAAACTTCTCAATATCTTACAATTCACTTTGAATAacatacaaaaatttattttggccTACATTATCTGTCTCTAATAATTTTCAAGTTCCCACACAACCCAGTCTCACAGGTGTCCAATATTTCTCCCCTTAAAACAAAAAATCTAAGCTGTTTTCTACCCTAGAGTATTTTCAGGAAATGCTCCCCTGCCTGGAATCCCAGAATATTCTTTCTCAGATTTATTACATAGTTGGTTCCTTCTCAACTTTCAGGTTGTATTTCAACTGTTACCCTCTCAGAAAAGTTATCCcttaatattttacataaaatcatttttttcaggTTGTagcagtgtttatttttttaattcatttattgaacTTATCAAAATATGCAATTATCTTGtttacatgtttgtttgttttttttaacagactTTTGTCTGTCACCCATCTGGGGAATGGAGGATCTATGAGGTGAGGGAAAAATGATTTATCTGAAGCTTGCACATTGCCTGGCATAGAGTAGGaactaataaatatttggtaaataaataaagaatattattcaAAGAAGTCAAGAGGAAGAATGATGTTTGTTGTCAAAAACAAATTCATATTAGATACTCAACAGATTAAGGAGTCATTTTGGTCTAACTTCTCTGATTCTTTGTATGTTGTCATTTCATTGTTTTACCTATTGCagaatcattttctatttttctttctattctgattatttctagaaggaaagaaaatggaaacaactctGGACTTTTCACTTCTAGGCATTTATGATGATATAGTCCTGACTGTTTGGAACTTAGCTCCAAATTTATAAATAAGACACAATGACAGTACTTCTTTGGAACCACTGGATCTATAAACTGTGCTGGGAAGGGACTCTAATTGATTTAGATTCAGGTTACCAACTTTAAAATAAACAACTACAGGAAAGTATTTGGGCATATTACAATAGCATACTGATTATTTagcaaatatatataataaaactatCATTGAAACACTATAAAGTAAGGATGTTTACTATTGTTAAAACatcaaaaatcttatttttaaacatttgaaatactAAAAATTGAGGCCagatatgttttataaatttaaaaaatagcaatatgaaattctataataaaaagtgtttaaaaataaaacacaatggaAATAATATAAGGAATTCCAGTAAGAGAGAATATCATgacaagaaggaaaaggaagttgtATAGAGTAAATCATAGTGTGAAAGTTACCAAAATGATAACATTCTACAGATGTcagttttaaaaagctgaaaaataagtAATCAGAGCAATAGATATGATAATATATCTCCATGTATTCTTGACTGTAtaactaaaaaggaaaataagaaaaaagtgaacATATGTATGATAGATTAtacattattataaattataatttttaattttataatataatttaattataatataacataaaatatatataatacaattaatataatatatataatataatataattaaaaattataattttaaattatagcaAGGTAGAATAAAGTGAATGAAGCATGGCTGCAGGTAGAATATCTACTATTGAGTTACAGCAAGAAATTATAAGAAGCCACATTTGATTCCTGAAGTCTTTTCTGCTCAGTGCAAGAGACATAAGATACTGAATGTTGCTTTAATGTTTGCAAAGTAATAGCATAGTCATACTTTTATAAGATTGTAAGGAAATAAACATTCCCCAAATGATGCATTATGCTGGATCATATCCaaaatttgcttttctctctcccaaATGATTGCAGTATTTATCAAATTAGAGGTTTgagtttaataaatgttagtttacTGCATAATAAGGATAATTCACTGAAGCAGTTTTCCCTGTCATCTAAATGCAGCCctagaaaataattccattaagTTAGCAACCACTTCTTTTCTTGTCCAAACAGATGATTTTCCAAACTCTTACATGGCTCCTGTAAACTTCACCCGGGTGACTGAGTTTATTCTCATAGGTGTCTCAGAGTGTCCAGAGCTCCAGATTCCCCTCTTCCTGGTCTTCCTGGTGATCTATGGGCTGACAGTGGCAGGGAACCTGGGCATCATCACCCTCACCAGTGTTGACGCTCGATTTCAAActcccatgtattttttcctccgACATTTGGCTATCATCAATCTTGGTAATTCTACCATAATTGCCCCTAAGATGCTGATTAATTCCTTGTTAAAGAAGAAAACCACCTCCTACTATGAATGTGCCACCCAACTTGGTGGTTTCCTATTTTTCATTGTGGCTGAGATTTTCATGCTAGCTgcaatggcctatgaccgctatgtggccatttgTAATCCCCTGCTCTACATGGTGGTGGTATCTCGACGGATCTGCCTTCTGCTAGTATCTCTCACGTACATCTATAGCTTTTCTACAGCTATTGTGGTTTCATCTTGTGTATTCTCTGTGTCTTATTGTTCTTCCAATGTAATCAATCATTTTTACTGTGATAATGTTCCTCTTTTAGCCTTATCCTGCTCTGATACTTACTTCCCAGAAACAGTGGTCTTCATTTCTGCAGCtacaaatttgtttttctccattACTATAGTTTTAGTATCCTATCTCAACATTGTCTTGTCCATTCTAAGGATAGATtcatcagaaggaaggaaaaaagcctTTTCTACCTGTGCTTCACATATGATGGCAGTCACAGTTTTCTATGGGACACTGCTATTCATGTATTTGCAACCACAAACTAACCATTCATTAGGTACTGATAAAATGGCTTCAGTGTTTTATACTCTGGTGATACCCATGCTGAATCCCCTAATCTATAGCCTGCGGAATAAGGATGTGAAGGTTGCCTTAAAGAGACTCttgaaaaatccatgttcttccTTTAAATCAATGTCATTTTAGAACTCTACAAGTAAATGAAGAGATGGTTGAAGTAGGTTCCCATTATGTCACCAAATGTCAAAGTTAAGGAGCCAACTTACAGAGTTGCAAGTGAGCCTGGGAATTAAAGGGagctatgcttttaaaaaaatcaaatgaaaaataagctGAAATTCTTGGAGTAGTGAGGTTAACAAACAAACAGAGTAGTCACTTTCTTTGCCCAGGAGTAAGCAGGTAGCCAGTTTTGGAATAAATATTTCTAGGAGTCAAGGgagacataatttaaaaaatcaaatacatttgAATAGAGCAACAAAATGTGGATGAGCAAAGTAAACCAATCTTATTCTTTGGCTTCCTTCTTACCTTGTGTCTATGTATGGATGGGTATAGTAGAGTACTACATTTCAAATAACTGCAATAGCAGATTGCTAAAATCCTTTTTTTCAGCTAAGTTAGACAAATTGGAccaatacatatatttaaaataaaactcccTAAACTTCTCAATATTTTTGAGTGGAAAAGTTTATcctacaaaatttatattctgatTTCTAAGAAACATAAGATAGAAACTACTTCATTCCAATCAATGGAATTTGTGCATTTGTATGAAAGACACAGGGTACCATCATTTTACATGCTTTCATGTTGGATATTGCATGATTAATAAATCTAGATTTTGAAATGATGTTCATTTCTCCCTGTTAGTATCAGTCTTAATTTGTATGTATAATAAATATGTTGGATTATTGTGTTCTTAGACATTTAATGGACTGTATTCAGGAATGTTCTTCAGGTgatgaaaataactttttttctgtatttaacttatttttaatttttaaaaaatattattaactattttttctgtatttggaTATTTCTTGATCAGTGAGTGTACTTCAAAATCTATTTTACAATTTTGATTATAAACAGGTGACCAAGCTGTATCTGAGATCTAAAATTAGAATCACTAgataaatgttaatgaatcatGTATTTAATAAGGTCCAAAGGTAATCATGATATTGAATTTAAGTAATAAATCTTGACAAATATCAATGACtagacatgaagaaataaatgacaaatcaAATTAGCATTCTATGGAAATAGTCACATTAATTATAAGTGGGTTCCAGTGCTCAAAGCTTCTTCAAGTATAGACACCAAAACTTTactcataatatttatatcagaaaagaaatgtaattattCAACACAAAATTTGACTCAGAGACATGGAAAATTGTGATTATCTTTGGGTCTGCCTTAATATTGACATATTTAGTGCAGTTTTTATGTCAATCTGTTCTTCCCCTTAGTTAGAGAATGAAAAAGTAGGAAAAAGGTATCTTGGTGTTAGTTGAGATTTTGAGTTAGTATATATCATCTTATTTCAGCTTCACTTTCATcatcattttctaatttgttttattaaattttcatcCTAATGTACATTTGGCACAGATAAAATTTTAATTCCacagaatattataaaatatataaccaATAAGTTTTTTATACTCTTTTAATATATGGAGTCTACTTTGGCTCCTGATGAATTATTTCCTTGTTAGATCTTCTATTGAAACATGGAATGTGTGACCACATGTTAAAGAAGAATATTTGTCCCATCAAGCAAATTAATGTCAGCAATTAAGATGGTCCTCAATGGTAATCATTGGATTTAaaaagcagtgcttagaagaCTATTAATTTGTGTGTCAccaaataagacaaaataaatatgttAGATTCAGCCAGACCTATTATACGCTGATGACAGCTTTTTAGTTGAATTTTCAAGTCAAGTAAGTTAAATAAACTAATTATGTTTCAATGTAAACATTATTGGTTCAACTAAATGTGGTAATAAGTTAAGGTAGTAATTTATATGTGTACATGTTAAACAAGTTGCGCATTTCCAATGAAGGAGAATGATGGTTATcatttattgaaattaatttacTGACAAAAGTTTGAGCCTTTAGACCAGCCATATATCTGATACTGTGAAAAATATCCCAGAAAACACTTGACTTCATTTGAACACTGAAGTAGAGAGAAAATGTCAAAATACTCAGAGTTTAATAATAAAGTTGTATCAAGtctacatgtttttaaattttctgttgtacAAACTAACAGTGACAAGATTGCAACTATGTAGGGAAAGAGATCTCTGAGTTACTTTCTTAATCTTCAAaagtttatattaaaaaacaagagCAGATGGGCTGtctagatgtattatgtccccccaaaatgccatgttctttgatgcaagcttgtggggacagatgtattagtgttaattaggttggcctattggttcagtgtttctatggagatgtgactcaatcacctctgggtgagaactttcattggattatttctatggaggtgttgccccacccatttaaggtgggtcttcatTGGGTCagtggagtactttaaaaagaaccacataGACCCAGatactgagcagctgcagctgagatacattttgaagacagccattgaaagcagacttttgctgacattttgaagaatgccgttttgaaatgcaacctgggagcaaacagacaccagccacatgccttcccagctaacagaggttttctggaaatcaatgtcctttctccagtgaaggtacctgattgttgataccttaccttggacactttatggccttgagactgtaactgtgtaaccaaataagccccctttataaaagccaatccatttctggtattttgcattccagcatcattagcaaactggaacagcaaatATTCCCCAATCCTATCTGGTTTATACCTCCTCTCTGCTTTGAATCAGGGGAATTGGTTTTTTTTCTACTTCCTACATTTGTTTCTCACTTTTAAGATggtattacattaaaaaacatggaaaagaaaattcctagagGAATTAAGATGAAACACTACCAAATCACTATATCTTTAAATGTATAGACACTCTTTTTCCCATGTAAATGCAAAAGAGTAGTCTTGTAAAAAATATAGAGGGAAGAAATGAGAGGTTAATGGAAGGAAGAAGTATTTCTTCATTCTTGCAATTAAAAAGATACTGGTTCATGCCAAACAGTATGAAATGAGGAGTTATGGTCAAAGGTGGCATCACTGATGAAAATGGAGTCCCATTCCAAAGGGGTGAGAGAAAATCACAAGAGGATGAGCTGTAGAATAGATATGGGAAGCATGAAGAAGATATGTACAGTACATGCTATGCCATATTTTCCATGCATTCATAGCCTAAATATCACTTAAGTGTCACATATAATCAGAAAGACTTCTTGAAAGAACAATATATTACAGTGACAAGCAATACAACACAAGAATTCAGTGTGGTGTATCTGGTACATGACTTAGGAACATTAaccagggaggaaaggaaagaatcaagAAACAACATATCAAACCGAAACATCTCCTGAAAGCTGGTAGCTTCTAATGTCCAGTAGATCTTGTACATTCATCAGAATCTGCCTATTACTATAGAGGCCTATCATAATTCCCttaaggaaaggagaagaaaaagattaTGATAAGTGGAAGTGTAACTTTGAAACAATTCTTAGACTAAGGTCAAATATCATCACAATTcctaaaacaggaaaatatgagaaGGTGAGAAGCAACTATTTTTATCATCTATTATGACCACAGTTTTTGAGACAAAAAATCCATTTCTGATTTGTAAATTGATTTATGTCAAAAGGCTTAATTAAAATCAgtagtaaaaatggaaaatattaaaacaccTGGATGTTATAATTTTCACAAAGTGCTCTATATTTCTACCAATGTGCAAAGTAATATAGTATAGGCATTATATGGTTCAAAGATCACAATAATCTATTTGCTCTTTTAACCATATGtaaagtaatattttcattttcaagcaTTTTTGCAGGTAAGATAACTGAATCTTTGGGAAGTTTAAATAAATTGCCACAGTCTTACAACAGATAAATGTCAGGGATGGAATACAAGCCTCAAGTTTGACTCAAAAGCCTACACTCTTAACCACTTTGTAAAATAGCATAAATTTAAAGTCTTGTTTGGTTCATATTTTCATTACACAAAGTTCAGCTAAATTTGAATATTTGTAGAATGTGTATGGTAAAAAATAGGCTACAGATTTTATGCCAGTTGAATAAATTGTGACTTAGTCatagcatcaaaaaaaaaaaaaaaaaaaatcccgatATTGTTTCTTTATGAtacttttaacagttttattgaggtttATTTTATATACCATATAATTTCACCTAGTGTAGGTAAGtggattataaataaatttatttgagtAAATTTGCAGAGTTGCACAGTCATCATGATCTAGTTCTAAATTTGTAAGTTTACAAAATCAATGGTTTGAAATAATGTATAGCCATGTACATATAAATGTGATCcagttataaaatatttctttccccACACAAAGTCACCTTATGCCAAATTCTCACTCCCACATATGGCTCCAGGTGAACACTGATCTTCATTCTGTCTCATGGGCTTGCTCTTTggaattttcagataaacaaaaacatacaGTATGTATTCTTTGTGTCTGGtgtctttcactcagcataatgataTTTTGGGTGTGCATTTCTTCCATATCGTAGTATACATTAGAAGTCCATTCATCTTTATTGCTGAAAAGTATTTGTTTGTATGGATATTCTATATTTGCTTATCTAGTTAttagttgatgaacatttggaaatcaattctcttgctgctttcaagatctTCTTTATCTCACCAGTTTAATTATGATGTGCCTATGTATGAATCTCTTTGTGTTAATAATACTTGGCCTCTGTTGAAGCTCTTGAAGGTAGAGATTAAAGTTTTTCACcaagtttggggagttttcaagCATTAATCCATCAGGtattatttctgcccccttttccacTCTCATTTTCTTCCCAAATTCCCATTAGGTTTACATCAGTATTCTTGATAGTATCCCCCAGGTCtcaaggctctgttcatttttcttcaatttcccTTCTGTCTTTAGCTTAGATAATTTATATTGTCTATTTGCAAGTCTATTAGTTCTTTCTTCCACAAGcacaaatctgctgttgaacccatcTAGGgaccttttaatattttcagttGTTGTATTTCTCACTGCCAGTGTTtcaatttttcaatatattttctttatttttatttgtggaaTCATTGCAATTatactttcttttgatttttttaacataattacctttaaatagtttgaaaatttttgtaagGACTGCTTTGAAATCTTTTTCTACTAACTCTGACATCTAGGCCTGTAAGACACAGTTtctgttaaattatttatttcccCTTACATATGGGCTGCTATGTTCTCCTTCTTCAAATGTTTCATAAATTATTAAACTGGACATTTTGTGTGATATAATGTGTGTTCTGATTCCCTTATCTTCAGATGAATCAATCATAACACCAACCAAGTATCAGTACTACTAACAATTTGGCATGCACAACTTcagcttttctgttttttctttgatcTATGGATCatagaatatatttcaaatatatttaggTAGCTGCCAGGttagctaattttaaaaatagttaaaatattttattttcataattttattataaGTTCAGAGAATTAATATTGTTGTATCTAATGACAgagatattttacataaatttatcattatattaGCCCCCAGAAAGATGTAATGAGACTTgtcattaaaacagaaaatatattaaaatattttatataataacatataaaaatattaaattgaatGGGAGGTCAGTTGTGTGCTGTTAAATGTTTCACAACCAGCTCTCCAAAAGATTAGCTATAAAGCCCTGATCTGTAGCATTTGCAACAAACTTCCATGATGAAAATATTCCCCAAAAAGCCAATTTAAAGTTCCCAATGATATGTCTCTGATGTATAGttgcataaacatgagtatacttGGATCTCAAGAGAGGATAAAAATTGGCTTCATTTTTCCTCTATGTTGTTTATACAAAATTGGGTTGCCTTtaattataagcaaaatgaaatgctATAGTGTGTAGACAATATATATCATTATGTGATATATAAAATAGTGGCCTTCAAAATCCATGATAGTAATCTCAAATCAAAACTTGCCACTAATTTTAGCATTAGTAGGGAATGTGTCCTGCACCTATTTTGCTACACAGTATTGTtaattttcctatttcctttattAATCCTTCTCGgtttattaattggaattctgTAAGGAACATTTGTGTCACAAATATATTTGTGAGAATATATTCTATAATCTTACCAAGTTTCATATTTCTCTGATGACTCTCTaattggcatccagaaagcctgCTTTGCCAAAAAAGTTTTTCTCCCCATTATTGCCCCTGGTCCATGATTAACTCTTCCTTGATCCTTAGAAAATCCACTTCTACTTCCTAACAAGAACAATTTTATTGAGTATGGTGTCACTTATGAGAACCTAAGGTGTAGTAGGCAGGTCTTGCCCTGCATTGTCAATCACAAGTCCTAcaatgtaaatggaaattttgtcACCTGGCAGAAATGTGAGATGTAAATTGCTCATATTTCCTTGATAAATTATCACTATTTGTACAATTTTAAtacagcatattttatttttaagggttTTCCTAGTTAAAGAATAGATTGTAAGAGTTATTTTGtgtctaaaatattatttcttactTTATTGAAATGACATTGATTTCACTGAAAGACTTAGGATTTCAGGAATTCAGTATCTTCTgggttatattttttccttaaatatgaaGACAactacatgttttcttttttgtttagatGGGCTCAATCCCAAAGTTCTCATACAGCAATATACTTTTAcaacttaggaaggaatgtagatTAACAACCATAACCTAATAGAGATGATATTCAATACATACTTGTTTCAGAGTCTCCACCATTTTCAAATGATGATTAACAAAACTCAAAAAAAGTAGCAAACTCCACCTATGCAAGTGAATATGACAAACACAATGTTGAAGAAACACAAATTCTCTATTAGAGGAGTGGAGAGAGCATTGGACTCAGTTAGCAATATAATGTGATTATTGTTATtactgaaataataataatgtggtCTGATTTCTgatgataaaattaaataaaatcatcaaGCTTCTACTTAAGGAGAGCCCTAAAATTTCCAGGAATGATTGTTTCAGTAGCTACATAAGATATCAAGCTTGCAAATAAACACTGACTATTGATTTTAGGTTTAATTTTTTCCTGAATcagacaaaacaacaaaaacaaaaaagagaatatattgTTTGACAAAATGGCCATAGGCTACATgtaaatttacatattatattgtTTCAAAAGTACTTATTGTGTACGAAATTTAACAAGAACATATCCTAGGTTACAAGAATTTAATGCTGAACAAAGCAGTTGCTTCCCTTGTAGAGCTTCTGTTTTAGTGGGAAGATGGATAATAAAGAAGCAAGTGTATGAAGTACTATCAGATAATGAGGAAGCCTTATGACTATTTAAAGGATGGGGGCAGTGACAATTGTCTGAGCACAGACCTTGAGATTACACTATGATTGACATGCTTTAGAAATTGCAGAATACTAGTGTAGTGATCCAGGCAGAGAATTTTAGGGGATAAGTGCAGTGAAAAAACAAGGCACTTTCAAATGATGAAACAAAGAACACTCATTCTAGAGTCTTGATCTATGACAAACCATTTGAGtgagctgtgatggttaggttcatgt
This genomic stretch from Choloepus didactylus isolate mChoDid1 chromosome 6, mChoDid1.pri, whole genome shotgun sequence harbors:
- the LOC119536769 gene encoding olfactory receptor 8J3 produces the protein MAPVNFTRVTEFILIGVSECPELQIPLFLVFLVIYGLTVAGNLGIITLTSVDARFQTPMYFFLRHLAIINLGNSTIIAPKMLINSLLKKKTTSYYECATQLGGFLFFIVAEIFMLAAMAYDRYVAICNPLLYMVVVSRRICLLLVSLTYIYSFSTAIVVSSCVFSVSYCSSNVINHFYCDNVPLLALSCSDTYFPETVVFISAATNLFFSITIVLVSYLNIVLSILRIDSSEGRKKAFSTCASHMMAVTVFYGTLLFMYLQPQTNHSLGTDKMASVFYTLVIPMLNPLIYSLRNKDVKVALKRLLKNPCSSFKSMSF